The window AATTGATATAAGTACTGAACCCTCCATCATTGCACTAAGCCCAAACTATACCAAGGTGATTAAATTTACCCTGAAAAGGAGCAAATTTTCAACCATTACTAATGTTGAGGTGTCTGGGCAGTTAGAATGTGTGCACCGGGCTTGACTGCTGGTTTATGGCAGAGATGTTGTCCAGCCCAATCCATTGTTCTAATTGCATCAAAATAATGACTAAATGATCCATTTGTTCACATTGTTTTGCATAATCTAaaaattttatcttcttctttggTATTTGTCTCTGCACTGATTAAATGTTTTCCTAATGTTCCCGTAAAGTTCCTAATTTCACTTTGAGTTTTGTTgcaaaaagggaagaagaaacgaaatgaaaataaaagacaccATTTTCAAGGTATCTGAATATTGTGCTCACTTTTAATATTCCTGGAATGTAAAAGTAAGCAGCCATGAAAAAGTAACACACAAAGGCAAATAGAAAGTAaatgctgaaaattaaaaaagaggaagtgaCACCTCCCCTCATGAAATGACAAAATGACACATGTACGACACCACCAGAATTCTGGGGTGTTATGTAGATTGACAGGTTTCAATGCAGCAGTCATGTTATGATGGGCATTTTGACATAACTTAGCTATAGAAAGAAGAGCTCCTTGGCAAAAGTGTAAGTTTTGGATTTTACTCCATAAAAGTTgccatgatttgtttttaatctggCATAAAAACAGTGATGGAGATTGCAGTCTCAGTCTTGGAAATAGCAAATTAATTGTCCAGATGAACTCTTTTGAGGATCACCATGTTCATTATTTCTGCAGGTATCCTTTGAGCTTATCACTGTAGAGaaaccaacttctgatttcaaCTCGGACTACCTCCCAGCACAGGAACCGAATTGCTTCTCTTTCAGATACACCCTGATTCCTCGGGAGTTTCTCCTCACAGCCAGTCTGGAGCTCTCACTTCTCAGGTGACTgatcttccttcatttccttctccaATCATGTCTCCAGGTCATCCAGGTGCTGATGCAATCCAAAGAGGAATGTGTCCAGCAGGGTCTCATCCCAGGCCAGAAAAGAACCATTTGTGGTGAAAAGGTGGAAGATTTGCTGGAGTAGCTCATGCTAGACAGCGGTGGTAGCGTCTTCTCAAACCGCTTCTCAACCATGAGTGTGTGGGGAGATCAGAAGTCATTCCTGTTCCTCAGACATAACAGGATGGAAGTTCTCTCCATTTGACTCACCTGTGTGAAAATTCCCAATGGCCATGGCTTCCAGGCAGGACACAGGCTAGACAACAGTTGGGGAAGGGGCAGAGTCTCAGGGGAGCCATCAGCACAGAGTCTGGGAGGGCCCTGGGGAGCTGGTGACTCTACAGAGCTACCTGGAGAGGGAGCCTCGTCTCAGCACATGGTGGGGACACTTGGTGCTCACAGCACACAAACCTTCATTTTCTGGGTTTTTCTATTTCACCCTGTTAGTTTCCCGTCCTAAGATTTTTGGATGTTTCTGAATtcgattaaaaaataaacatctgtCAACATGAGTACCTGATGGAAGACTCCAAAGCAAGAAGTGCCATGCAGTATCTGCCACAGctttaatagatatttttttcaCATCCTCTTGGTTGCAGCTTGGGAGAAAATTCTAGACAATGTCAGAGAAAGGGTATTGTAGGGATTGCAATGGTACCCAAAACTTTTCATGACATTATCTCATTGCATCtgtaaagatattttttataatACTAACATCATGGCCATATTTTATTGTGCATTTATTATGAACAGGCTCTCAGCTAAGTGATATACAAACATAATTTCATTGAATCTTCACAGTTTCCCTTTCATATAATCATCATTgtcatttatgttttataaatggaGAAATGAAACTGAAAGAGGTACTGAGTTCAACAAAACATTATATAAATGGTAGATAAACCCTAAACGGTACTCTCGCCAATTTAACACTTTAGCCTTTAGCTGCTCTCTGCACATTGATAATGAAGTCATCACcataactagctgtgtgacttctgACCTATCACTGGACTGTGAGCACCCTGAGGGCAGTAACACTGTCCTAAGATTCTAGAGCAGTGTCTGTCACAGGGGCAGACACAGGAGTCTCTGCCCCTCAGCAAGTGCAAAAAGGAGTACGTGTTCCAAAGGGCATGTATCCTAGCATTAAAGAAGTCTGATGGAGATATGAAAGcttctgaaaacagaaatagtaaAAACTAATTTAGGTAGATACTTTAAATGTCtgattaatttctgaaaatatctCATGTGGGAAAGGGGAGTTTCAGAGATCCAGGTGAACCCAACACTAGCATCATTTATGTGAAAGACAGGACTGGAAATTAGAAGGTGTTAAGCGAGTTGTATTCTATCCGAAAGGATTCTGGTCTATCTGGAAGAGCCAGTGATGCTCTCAGTGAATAGGAAAAATGGGAGCTAGATGGAAAGAACTTGTTCAGTTTTATGTATGTCAGGGAAAATGTCTGATTCAGAAGCATCTATGCCTTTCATGGTTGCAATATTAAACTCCTGGGCTGGGCAACCCGGGTTcaagtcactgttctagtttgtccTTGTTGTGTGACCTTGGCTACCTCACTCCTACTACACGGAAATGATTGTTTTCACTATGGCAAGATGCCCTGAAGATGGTTGTTGTGTTGTCCTTATGACAAtatctggaaaaaagaaaacgcAAGACCTGTTAGCCTCTCCCATAATGAAGAAAAGCAACCCAGCCAGCTGAGGAAACTAGATGGATGTTTCCCCGAGACGATCAGCCTCTTTACTTCTCAgctcaacagaaaaaaaaaactttgttttatttccaatttcatcTTTGTGTGAACTTGAACATGTGTATGGAAGTAATGCCCAGTCCAAATGAATAACATCTATTCACTCCTGAGATATGAAACATCTCTTGAAATTAATTAAATGGCCGTTCAGTTTACAAACCAGTCTCGATCAGTTGGTGCGACTAAATCCGTGGAGTTGGgtcatttatgtgtgtgtgtgtgtgtgtgtgagtgagagagagagagagagagagagagagagagagaaacaggagtgagaagaaggtggaggaggagggggatgagaagggagagaaaagaacTGGGAAgaaattaagtaagaaaaaaattagccGTATTTTAAAGCAGAAAGCTAACTTTTTAAGCAACAGCCTTTTTTAAAGATCCAGCTGCCCTCCTGGAGCCATCTGCGGCTTCACCAGTCTCATCCACCGGCTGCACTGAAACCTGTCATTCTGTGTAACACCCTTGACTTTTGGTGGTGTCATTAGCTGTGtcatttttgttggttttgaGAAATGTCACTTCCTGTTTTAAATTTTcaccatttattttccttttgcctaTGTGTGCTACTTTTCAATGACTGCTTACTTTTACTTTCTAGGAATATTGAAATTGAACCAAATATTCTAATGTATTGAAAATCATGGGAGAATaagttactttttctttattatattttctcttcccttttttggaaCAAACCTCGAAGTGAAATTGGAAACATTGCAGGGATATTAGTAAAATGTTTAATTAGTGCAAAGACAAATACCACAGAgggaacaatttttaaattatgtataaaaTGTCAAAGAATAAATGGATCACTTAGCCATTctttttaaagctaaaataatGGACTGGGCTGGACGTCTCTGCCACGAAGCAACAAAAAACCGCATGCACACATTCTACTTGTTTGAACATCTCAACATTAGTAATAGTTGCACCTTCCTCACTTTCATGGCAGATTAATCATGTTGGTATAGTGTGGGCTCAGTGCAATTATGAACAGTTCAAAACTTACCTCAATTAAGTAGAATAAAGAAAACCAAGTTTGGTAAACGGTATATCATAAAGCTATTTAAGGTGTATGGATTTAATAATGGTGGAGAACTGTTCTCCTTATGAAGAGAGGAGGCTATCAGACTCGTTATACACCTGAAAAAAAGAGTATGTCACTACTGACTATTCTGGGCCATTCACATAAATACCAAACCCTATGGTGATGCTTGAACTAAGAGGAGGAAACTTGGGAGATTAAATATTATAGGCcctgtctagtttgctagctgctggaatgcaatataccagaaacggaatggcttttgaaaaggggaatttaatgagttgctagtttacagttctaagggtgagaaaatgtcccaattaaaacaagtctaaagaaatgtccaataaaaggcatctagggaaagataccttggttcaagaaggctgatgaagttcagggtttctctctcaagtgagaaggcacatggtgaacacagtcagggcttctctctcagctggaagggcaaatggcgaccacggcgtcatctgctagctttctctcctggcttcttatttcatgaagctccccggaaggcattttccttcttcatctccaaaggtcgctgactggtggactctctgcttcgtggtgctgcagcattctctgctctctctgagtttctctctccaaaatgtttcctcttgaatagagcttcagaaactaatcaagacccactcaaatgggtggagacatgtcatcccctaatccagtttaacaaccattcttgactaaatcacatcaaccagggagatgatctctttacagtttcaaacatacagtattgaatagagattattctacctttataaaatgggatttatattaaaacacggcttttcttagggggcatgcttcctttcaaaccagcacaggcgcATATGCACAGCAATTCCTCTCCCCACACCTACCATCACAAAATATAGTATTGTCCAAAGGGTTCTAGGAAATGTATGCTGACATGTTCCTTACTTTGAAGGGATGATTCTAAGAAGTTTGTATCTAAGAAGTTTGTAGGTGATGTAAGAACACTAAACTAAATACTAAAAGTCTAGGCTATGAGGAGAGGATGTACTACCTTTGTGGAAATACAGGTGTGATGAGAAGACACTTTAAAGCAGTAATAATAATGGTGCACTTGAGTATGTCTTGAAACTAGAACCAATTATCCAATCAAATCATATAATTCTCCTCATCCTATCAAACCAAACAACTGCATAAACACACCCACaaacccacccccacacacacacaaatgcttgAATAGACATCTAATTCCCTTTTTGTGGTTTTGTTATTAAACTAAGGTGGGGGCCACACCAGTGAGAAAATAAGGATAACTATGAACCATGTGTGCTTCTTGTTCTTAGCTCTACAACCTTCTATCAACCATATCAACATGAACCACGTGAACGTTCCTATGGGTTGAAGGAAGCATAAGGAGTCCTTTTGCTTTAGATTACCAAGTGCCTGGTATTGAGAATATGACGAAAAACACTACTAGATCTATGCATATAAAGGACATATCCTTCATGCCTGATTAGTACATCAAAACTTCCATGAAGGATATCTCAAGGGGAGAAAGAAGATTTAAGAAGAAGCCTAAGAATGATTTCTTCAAAGTCTGTTAACAGACAGCTCTAtctattaaaaaatgttcttattaAGATAAACATCCCATTGGATTGGACTTCTAATATTTTAATGGGTAAACTGAACTCTCAATGTAAGAATACAGAAAGATTTACAACTGATATAAGTTCTCAGGACACCGAGGAGAAGGGAATATCCAAAATTGGAAATAGAAAGGTCTGggtaaaattcagaaaatgaaatttcttgTCTTCAGTATTTAAATGGCACACATGGAAGAAGGTCCTCAGAGAACCTGGTTCGAAGCTCACGGTCCCCCATCTCAACCAGAAGAGGGTCTCCTTGGAACTCACCAATGGCTTTTTCAGTCCCTTCACTGGTGGTGTTGGTGATGATCTTCTCCAGCCCCATCAGCTCCTTCAGCTGTGAGCTGCCTCAGAGTCTTGATGTGGGAAAGCAGGAGACCCTCACAGTGTTGGGACAAATGGGGAagatctcccttctctcctgcctgAAGGACAGGACTGACTTCAGATTCCCCCAGGAGATGGAGGAGGCCAGCCGGGTCCAGAAGGCCCAGGCCCTGTCTGTCTTCCACGAGATGCTCCAGCAGATCTTCAACCTCTTCTACACAGAGGCCTCCTCTGCTGTTTGGAACACGACCCTCCTGGAACAACTCCTCTCAGGACTTCACCGCCAGCTGGAGGACCTTGAGACCTGTTTGCTGCAGGAGATGGGAGGAGAAGAATCTCTGCTGGGAATGAATGACCTCACAGTGGCCATGAGAGAATATTTCCAGAGGATCCATCTCTAtctacaagagaagaaaaacagtgaCTGTGCCTGGGAGGTTGTCAGAGTGGAAATCAAGAGATGGCTTCTCTTCATTCATGTGCTCACAAGGAAACTGAGGAATTAGGAAAGAAAGTGATTTCCAAAGATGAACATCTAAACTCAGACTTAATTTTCCAGTCATTTCAAAAGCCTATATTTTTTGTCTCAgctagaaaacaatttcatttatatttagcaTATTTTATCAGTATTATTGACATATGTATGAccaaatattttcagaatctgGATAAATGTAACCACTGCCCTGTAACTGaactttatttcataaaatacgtatttatttatttaaacatttcaattaatttataattttgatggTGTATGTATTCATATGTTCTGTTTTACATAAATGATGTTCACATTTGCTTTGTAATAAATACATTACTTTTTGTTATAATAGTTTATAAatcataattaaattttttaagacatttctcttctttgaagaaaataaacttaccCTTAGTTGCTAATTCTGCAAAATGATTTGCAAAGTATGTAATGCagtgcatccatccatccatccatccatccatccattcattcattcatttaatgacCATGGGCATAGAGCCTTGAGAAATAGGTGAGTGTTTTCTGACCTTCTGGAGCTTACATACAGCAAAGCACATGGACatcaaaaagtatttacaaaattaGTTGCATTTGGAATCTGGGCTACACAGGAAAAGCAAAAGATGCTTCAGCAGGGAGATCATGGCAAGAACAAACAATTTGCTGCTGAGGGAATTCCAGTGGGATCTAGCATGCTCAAACAAAATCCCTGGGAATATGTCTCTTCCCCATCCTTTAGATGATGTCTTTGTATCATAGTAGAAATGGCCACAAATTATCCTAGATTCAGATTCCACTGTGTTAGCCATCCAGGCAAAAAGAGTTTTCTTTGATATTAAACAACAATTCCTTCTGTAGATTCTGATTTCTTGATTTGCCCCTCCTTGGAACTCAGGACTGTGGAAGCTGTCCAAGCTTTGTCACATGGTTAAAATTTCCTTCCTGGAAGAAAGATTTGTTCCAGATTGATGCAGAAGAGAAAAAGTGAAGACAAAACCAATATATGGTGCATGTATTATAACTATTACTTGTCTGTCATATACAAAGATTCTTATTCCCAAATACTTGTAACAATATTATATCAAAAGCAACCAAAACGTCCCAGAGCTTTTCACTCAGAGGACAATAACAGGTGTCTCATTAGGTTTCTGAATCCAgggctgtgctagtttgaaaggactacataccctagaaaagccaggttttaattctgatccaatcttgtgggaacaaccatttctttcaatccctgttcagtactgtagcttggaaacttaattagattatctccacagagatgtgactcacagaATTGTGGGTAttcattttgattagatggagatgtgactccaccctttccaggtgggtcttgattactttactggaatactaaaaatgtggaaacattttggagagagcagtaGAGCCATGAgcggagagagccatgagaaccaggagtGTCCATgaagccacagacctttggagatgaaaggatTCATCCCCCGGtttagcttcatgaagcaagaatcTGGAGAGAAGGttagcagacctcaccatgtttgccatgtgccctttcagttgaCAGAGGAGCCCTGAacgccatcagccttcttgaaccaagatatctttccctggatgcctaacaTTGGATATTTCTAGAGCCTTGCTTTATTTTGGACgttttcacagttttagaactgtaaactagcaatttattaaatacctgttttttttttttttgcattggcagacaccgagaatcaaacctgggtctctggcatgtgaATTCCTtgtttaaatgccattccatttcatgtatattttattccagcagctagctagAACAAGGGCCTAGTCCAGTAGTTCTTGAGGATTTTCACCCTGTTTTTATATTCTGAGGCTTTAAGTAAAGAAAAGTGTAACCATGTTCCAATTCCTAGTATTCCAAGTGGACGGCAAACGGGGTAACTGTAAGGAAACTTCACACTTAGAACAAGAAAGATCAGTAACCCCCAAACAGTGATTTTAATCTACTAAGTGTGTTAGCTTGTTGAACAAGGTTGGAAAAATTTTTTCTGCATTTGCTAATACATACTTTGCTTGGATTGTATGTCAATATAGCAACACAATCAATAATTTTGGATGGGTCCCCACTTACCTGTGAAATATCCCTAACAGATTGCATGTAAAAttgttctttaaagaaaaaagtgaggCTCCTTTTATTATGTTGGCCTCAAACAGTTTGAACCCATTTGATTGTGGTCAGGAGAAAGGTTTGTATGTTGCAAGCATCACCCAGTACAAGGTAGGATTCACAGGCAGAGTCAGTAAGGCACACACTGTCTCCATTCTCCTCTTCCTGTGGGCAGCCAGGACAGGTCACAGCTGGAGCAAAGAGAATAAGCTTCAGGGGAAGAAATCCACCCCactctgctgttctttctccttaTGGGGAGCTTTGGGCGGTGCCTAAACAATCACATTAGAGTGAGGACTTTTGTGTTATGCGATGAACCTAGGTACTGGAAAAAAACATCTTGCAGCTGGATATCAGCCTCTGAGGGGAATTGTACACAGTGGTTAGAACACCTAGAATCCCGCTGGGCAGTGGAGCTACTTCACAGCCTTTCCCACCAGGTCTTGTCCTGCTGGTCTCTGCTCATCTATTGACTCAGGTCTCTTCAAATATGAGAAgtgatatttcattatatatttgattattgattcTTTTGCAACTATTCTTATTTATTCCTCAAGAGTACCTACACTCTTATCAGGAACTCCATTCATTACTTTCCATAAcaccttattttctttcatccttttcatctcttttcaATTGCATTTCTTCATTTAGAGAATCTTTGTCAAGTTTTTCTTTCATGTGAGGACGTCATTTCTGATCTgacatttctattctttttctcttacatttGCGTTCTAATTCTCCTGTTATATCTTTAGTTTCCTTGCTCAGTtcacttcttttttctctattgttaaCTCATTCTAttacattttcaatttattaaaatatctgtACGTGAATATAGATGGAAGGCCTACCATGCCCTGACATGCTTTGGATTGATCCTTTGAAGAACAAGTTAATGCTTATATTGTCTTCTTTCGAACATCAAACCCTGATCCATTATGCAATGTTATCTAAGGGGCAAAACatgataatttcaatatttcaccTGTGAAGACATCAATACAGAGAAGAACTGGTAACCTATCCCTGGTTTTTAGAGGCAGAATCTTGCAGCAGGCATCTTTGTAATGCAAAGCACAATTGTGGGCAAGCTTGAGAGCAAATTCAATTGCTTCCAGGGAAATGATTCCTTCCTTTGTGTGGGTATTTTCTAATCACTGAGAATGTCAACTGGGACCTCTAtatctgtgtgtttgtgtatattaGAGTCAATATTTGCCTTCTACATGATCCAAAAGATCATATATTCAGCACCTCACACAGGAGTTGAGATTCTAGAAGGAGACTTGAAATGCCAAAGTTCACTCTGAACTGTCCTAATGAAATATTTCTCTTGCTCACATTTCCACCTTCAGTTTTCACCTAGCcttgttatttttatattcaataaTTCCAATTTTGGGGCTCATCTGCTGGTAATTGCTCTGTTGGGTGGACTGTATGGGGGCTAAGGAGTGAGGAACTTAGTGAGGTTTAGAGCAGCCCTTGAGGCCAGGGAGCATGATACCAATTACGTGTGATGAGAGTGTGTCCCCTGGTAGAGTTTTGAAGGGGAGAATTTCCCAGAGGAAATTGTGTATTTTCTGGTATAAAAGCATCTTATATTTCTAAGATTAATCTTCTTAGTCATGCAGAATTACTCCACTAATGTAACTTTGAATTATGTCACACTGAAAAGCATACGAACTTGGGGAAATATTGGTTGGGTGTGAATGATAGTAGTTCAATTACCAGCACCTGAAGTTTGTTACCTTGCCtctagtagatgctcaataaatgatggtTATTCTTTACTGACAGGCTGCAAAGAGTCCATTGTTGTAgtcttgtcatggttaggttcatgtgtcaggttggccaagtgatggtacttgtttgtctggttgggcaagtactggcctatctgttgcgatgaagacatttcatagaattaaatcattgtCATGTTCGCTAcatccatttgcaatcagccaaaggggagtgtcgtctgcaatgaataatgcttaatctgatcactggaagccgtttaaggaggattcagaagagacaggctctcttcctgctttggccggtgagcctctcctgtgagcTCGTCCAGaactccatcggaatcatcggcttcacagcctgccctgcggattttggactctgtgttcccacagtcacatgagacacttttataaattttatatttgcgagtgttccctgttgattttgtttctctagagaaccctaactaatacatcttggtgcTAGGAGTGGggttatttaaaatgatttataaataatttaaagaggTTGTATTTCCTGTTTTTACTTACACTACCCCAGAGTCCTTGCCACTAATTTACTATTCAAATAGTTTCCCAATTCTTTTTGtccttcttatttttctatattgtgtttagaaaaaaaaatactgtgctaaaatttcaaaatgcatcatatttcttttcacacttttatatatttctaaaaatcataactgaatgttttatttaatttgcattttagttTCATGGCTTTTGTAATTTAGTTATGAAttatatttgtttcctttctatgttgtcactatttttaaaatttagcctTTTTCACTGATGCTTATGACTATTATGTATTATCAAGTTCTCACTGATAGTAATATTGCACCCTCTCTGTCTTTCCCTCATATAGTCTTGCTCTATCTTTGTccattgtttgcattttttttgtattactTGATATTAGGCATTTGCGACCACTGACAATAATTACAAAGTTATTTCTTAAATGAATCAAGAGTTTTCCTTTTAACAGGGATGTTTAACAAGTTTATATTTAATGTCttaatcttttgtttttggttctcattttattcagttatgtttaattttattttttaattctttttctttttcttttttaatgttatatatgtataacataggttatatatgtataataatgtTAAATATGTATAAAACACGTATTTTTATATGTGTTTGACACTTGTCATATCCCCTTCGATTCTCAAATTGTCATTAACTTtaagactatattttaaaaatcaacttaaattATCTCTCgattatttaattaaaactttcaccaattttaattcatttcatgTCTCATGGCCAGTTCCTCCTAGGACTGTTACTTTAGTCAGCCTGATAAGTGTAGTAGCTGACACAATATGAATAGAGATACCTGGGAATTTATGTTTGTATATAAGCAGGTGAGATGGTTGAATATGTTAGTTAATAGAAATGGATTTCTgttgtattattttgtttgtgAAATGATATTCATTTTGAATGTGCTTATGATAACAGTAATTTGGTTCAGTGTGCCATATTAGTGCCATATTCTTAGTAATTATCAGAATTCTTGTGGTCAATAAGGCAGTAATCTAGGATTAAACAATTCTTGTATTAGAATGAAGCATATGAATGTAACGCAATGCGACTGACATGCTgcttagtttgtaaactgcctcTGAATATAGTTCCACTGTGGAATGCAAAAGTTTTTGGTTGATGATAAGACTGTTGCCATCATTACCACAGCTTCTGCATGTTTTAAGACTTTACATTTGAAACCGTAATGAGGTACACTTAGAATTACAGAAAGAGTTTAAAGGTCTTCTTGAGTGCCATGTGGACCATCCCTTTCTCTTGGCTTCACCATAACCTTTAACCAAGCAGCAGATGAATTGGTTGGGTCTGAGTATAAAGTTTCAGGACCAGAGCTGACTTTCATTCATTACTGCAAACCTTTAATGGCCATTTTCTTTTGAGAACTTGTCTTCTgacatgatataccagaactataatggcttctaaaaaggagaatttaataagttataagtttcaagttctaaggaaatgaaagtgtccaaattaaggcaccaacaagaggttcccttcactcaagaaaggctgatgggtctggaatacGTATGcaagctgggaagtcacgtggctgccGTCTGCTGGTACTTTGCTCCtggtctccattgctttcagccactattcctgtgggggttcttcactttgcatctttgggactggctttcatct of the Tamandua tetradactyla isolate mTamTet1 chromosome 2, mTamTet1.pri, whole genome shotgun sequence genome contains:
- the LOC143656579 gene encoding interferon omega-1-like; translation: MAFSVPSLVVLVMIFSSPISSFSCELPQSLDVGKQETLTVLGQMGKISLLSCLKDRTDFRFPQEMEEASRVQKAQALSVFHEMLQQIFNLFYTEASSAVWNTTLLEQLLSGLHRQLEDLETCLLQEMGGEESLLGMNDLTVAMREYFQRIHLYLQEKKNSDCAWEVVRVEIKRWLLFIHVLTRKLRN